A stretch of Triticum aestivum cultivar Chinese Spring chromosome 1D, IWGSC CS RefSeq v2.1, whole genome shotgun sequence DNA encodes these proteins:
- the LOC123183252 gene encoding auxilin-like protein 1, translating into MDGPRRERRHHRKAAPAGAASSYGDVFGGPPRFAAAPFGAAVVGPPLDYAEVFGGAAAACSIPYLDLPPVAAAPSGAASAGDYREIFGRFGFADFAAPYEDLFGDAPAPAPAPEQLHEEEIASSSGGSSYRSSINNESRLDAEQSTLHQHFKEHESSPIPSLPDSREFVMSYYKTTQAKPDDLVEMTTCTVHPSVDYVVGSSNFKPAPATNHVSKMDNGIMANGDRGKKSTSTAVTANVRSPESDFTFDQKQYIPECPPLSENVSAKESNQKSDSHATPSNGKPFADYAFMRVSTPTVQTQPKVPLPPLGQQPKVLNKKESAAKGDFHFANHSGTPTSVHTPASTKLARAEKRADAALSNTEGNPSSAAAAMKEAMEYAEARLRAAKELMERKGDSFKIRKKPSHHRSTRSVEIKAPVEVYAFEENLSVKKPANEKNDSENFVFDRHQQVSAVGSNHHDDSGKMVLPLKKPQQMMRTHTMPCQTSSNIEKLGNWRSGDEYFELTGDYQKCQNGTVRGKEDNWERSKPVTEPSEGQKAKTEVTTQGSGLERYKKLWDVSGASDLGVKEENQKEVSTVPMEKGEDTTILETSTDNMAHKGIDNTQLEGLLIVENSEGSHDDGSFELPCMSEITPEVDFIKDVPNSLSASSSANYATDLGNSSMSEGSLTGTSEEPKNSEGGLEVRYDDEMQCISGNSKTSQEPPEVANAGNSQASQIKSLILEELEGSCVTQASPRVQSKSELEAETYGREKFSFVGESYLHNENEKIIEVPRESLISEVKKAEGEVELRPHAHSEESVPDEDVECPEESDITQQTNNPVVSTMLNVFEIASKFIKGDLDQEIQGSLGPVEVKNRTEEGTDRLESDGKGKEAEKPHSENSGKTDVEVESAHDTDRLESDCESKEAENSTSENSVKTDAGEESAHANQEEPTTSASDTNKGESVVDAQGNITVDEMGSAVSSGDEVTINCANDGPTRLAVNTTVDEMGSAASSGDEVTIKSANDGPTRLTVNTKDGPTSCPEMSTGLQQLPQNVESATSQTSNANVPIADKTKEACKEAERELATTFEENGSVNRMEGKDSRERRSKAEPKHQHCHLEKSDSATSQTSYENVPGVDKTKEVCREAERELPTERRTTFQEEKSRVNTMEGKDSRERISKAEPKHQHSHLEKSDSVPKPAEKPSPVSAEVSGKETPRVQRTKEKGGIAEKEREKKDKEASRRLEEAKERQKILEKERENAEVSERKKLEEEEREREKERVKDKLAVERATREAQAVERAIREAHERSFNEAREKAEKMALERIAAARQRASAEAKLKEERANAEARIKAERAAVERATAEARERAIKKAKAEKAAAEARERREQIRSSSKDVRQDNQFQRATSSGFVRNTDSSSKVVDSESALRHKARIERHQRTTERVSKALAEKNMRDLMAQREQAEKNRLADFLDPEVKRWSNGKEGNLRALLSTLQYILGADSGWQPVPLTDLITAAAVKKAYRKATLCVHPDKVQQRGATIRQKYICEKVFDLLKDAWNKFTSEER; encoded by the exons ATGGACGGGCCGCGGAGGGAGCGGCGGCACCACCGGAAGGCGGCGCCGGCGGGGGCGGCCTCCTCCTACGGGGACGTCTTCGGCGGGCCGCCGCGCTTCGCCGCCGCGCCGTTCGGGGCCGCCGTGGTCGGGCCCCCGCTCGACTACGCCGAGGTGTtcgggggcgccgccgccgcctgctccaTCCCCTACCTCGAcctgccgcccgtcgccgccgccccctccggcgCCGCCTCCGCGGGGGACTACCGCGAGATCTTCGGCCGCTTCGGCTTCGCGGACTTCGCCGCGCCCTACGAGGACCTCTTCGGCGACGCGCCcgctccggcgccggcgccggagcaGCTGCACGAGGAGGAGATCGCCTCGTCCAGCGGCGGGAGCTCCTACAG ATCATCGATAAACAATGAATCTAGGCTGGATGCTGAGCAATCTACACTTCATCAACACTTCAAAGAGCATGAGTCTTCTCCAATTCCCTCACTTCCGGATAGTCGGGAATTTGTCATGTCATATTACAAGACTACCCAAGCGAAACCGGATGATCTAGTTGAGATGACTACTTGCACAGTTCACCCTTCAGTCGATTATGTGGTTGGTTCTTCCAATTTTAAACCTGCCCCAGCAACTAACCATGTTTCAAAAATGGATAATGGTATAATGGCTAATGGAGACAGAGGGAAGAAATCTACATCAACCGCCGTGACTGCCAATGTGAGAAGTCCTGAGAGTGACTTCACTTTTGATCAAAAGCAGTACATACCAGAATGTCCACCTCTTTCCGAAAATGTTTCTGCGAAGGAAAGTAACCAGAAATCTGATAGTCATGCAACACCCAGTAACGGAAAACCTTTTGCAGATTATGCATTTATGAGGGTATCTACTCCTACTGTGCAAACACAACCAAAAGTACCATTACCACCTTTGGGACAGCAACCTAAAGTGCTCAACAAGAAAGAAAGTGCAGCAAAAGGAGACTTCCATTTTGCAAATCACAGTGGCACTCCAACTTCTGTTCACACCCCTGCAAGTACCAAGCTTGCTCGGGCCGAAAAAAGAGCTGATGCTGCTTTGTCTAATACCGAGGGCAATCCCAGTTCTGCTGCAGCCGCTATGAAGGAGGCAATGGAATATGCTGAGGCTAGGCTAAGAGCTGCAAAGGAACTGATGGAGAGAAAAGGTGACAGTTTTAAAATTAGGAAGAAGCCAAGTCATCATAGAAGCACAAGATCTGTAGAAATCAAGGCTCCTGTAGAAGTATATGCATTTGAAGAAAATCTGTCAGTGAAAAAGCCAGCAAATGAAAAAAACGACTCTGAGAATTTTGTGTTTGACAGGCACCAACAAGTTAGTGCAGTCGGATCAAATCATCACGATGATAGTGGAAAAATGGTACTGCCATTGAAGAAGCCTCAGCAGATGATGCGAACTCACACTATGCCCTGTCAAACCTCCAGTAATATAGAGAAATTAGGTAACTGGAGATCAGGTGATGAATATTTTGAGCTCACTGGAGATTATCAGAAATGCCAGAATGGTACAGTCAGAGGGAAGGAAGATAACTGGGAGAGATCAAAGCCTGTCACTGAACCCAGCGAGGGTCAAAAGGCTAAAACTGAAGTTACCACACAAGGCTCTGGCCTGGAAAGATACAAAAAACTGTGGGATGTTAGTGGTGCCAGCGATTTGGGAGTGAAAGAGGAAAATCAGAAAGAAGTCAGTACAGTTCCAATGGAGAAAGGGGAGGATACTACAATTCTGGAAACTTCTACAGACAATATGGCACATAAAGGTATTGATAACACTCAGTTGGAGGGGCTTCTGATTGTTGAAAATTCTGAAGGAAGTCATGATGATGGGAGTTTTGAGCTTCCTTGTATGAGTGAGATCACTCCCGAAGTAGACTTCATCAAGGACGTTCCTAATTCATTATCGGCTTCCTCTTCTGCTAACTATGCTACTGATCTAGGTAACAGTAGTATGAGTGAAGGTTCACTAACAGGAACATCAGAGGAGCCAAAAAATAGTGAAGGAGGACTAGAGGTAAGATATGATGATGAGATGCAATGCATTTCAGGGAATAGTAAAACATCACAAGAACCTCCAGAAGTTGCTAATGCTGGTAATTCCCAGGCAAGTCAAATTAAATCGTTGATTTTAGAGGAACTTGAAGGATCTTGTGTAACTCAAGCTTCTCCAAGGGTACAGAGTAAATCTGAGCTTGAAGCTGAAACTTATGGAAGGGAGAAGTTTAGTTTTGTAGGTGAATCTTACCTACATAATGAAAATGAGAAGATAATTGAAGTACCCCGCGAATCGCTAATCTCCGAAGTAAAGAAAGCTGAAGGTGAGGTGGAACTTCGTCCACACGCACATTCTGAAGAGTCAGTTCCAGATGAGGATGTTGAATGTCCTGAAGAGAGTGACATTACTCAGCAAACCAATAATCCGGTAGTATCAACCATGCTGAACGTATTTGAGATAGCCAGCAAGTTCATCAAAGGAGACCTTGATCAAGAAATCCAGGGTTCATTAGGGCCCGTCGAAGTGAAAAATAGAACAGAAGAAGGGACTGATAGACTTGAGTCTGATGGTAAAGGGAAAGAAGCAGAAAAACCCCACTCAGAAAACAGTGGGAAGACAGATGTTGAAGTAGAGTCAGCTCATGATACTGATAGACTTGAGTCAGATTGTGAAAGTAAAGAAGCAGAAAACTCCACCTCAGAAAACAGTGTGAAGACAGACGCTGGAGAAGAATCAGCTCATGCTAACCAGGAGGAGCCAACAACATCTGCATCTGATACCAACAAAGGAGAAAGTGTTGTGGATGCACAGGGTAATATAACAGTTGATGAAATGGGCAGTGCAGTGAGTTCTGGAGATGAAGTTACCATCAACTGTGCTAATGATGGTCCCACCAGATTAGCAGTAAATACAACAGTTGATGAAATGGGCAGTGCAGCGAGTTCTGGAGATGAAGTTACTATCAAATCTGCTAATgatggtcccaccagattaacagTAAATACAAAGGACGGGCCAACTTCCTGTCCAGAAATGAGTACTGGCTTGCAGCAATTACCTCAAAATGTGGAATCTGCCACTTCTCAGACATCTAATGCAAATGTTCCAATTGCTGACAAGACCAAGGAGGCGTGCAAAGAAGCAGAAAGAGAATTGGCTACAACATTTGAAGAGAATGGCAGTGTAAATAGAATGGAAGGGAAAGACTCTAGAGAAAGGAGATCAAAGGCAGAACCAAAGCATCAACATTGTCATCTGGAGAAGAGTGACAGTGCTACTTCTCAGACATCTTATGAAAATGTTCCTGGTGTTGACAAGACCAaagaggtgtgcagagaagcagaAAGAGAATTACCCACAGAAAGACGTACAACGTTTCAAGAAGAGAAAAGCAGGGTAAATACAATGGAAGGAAAGGACTCTAGAGAAAGGATATCAAAGGCAGAACCAAAGCATCAACATTCTCATTTAGAGAAGAGTGACAGTGTACCAAAACCTGCAGAAAAGCCATCCCCAGTTTCCGCCGAGGTGTCAGGAAAAGAGACACCTAGGGTTCAGAGAACCAAAGAGAAGGGAGGTATAgcagaaaaggaaagagagaagaAGGACAAAGAGGCTTCTCGAAGACTGGAAGAGGCAAAAGAAAGGCAAAAGATATTggagaaagaaagagaaaatgcCGAAGTCAGTGAAAGGAAAAAATTGGAAGAGGaggaaagggagagggaaaaggaaagggTAAAGGATAAGCTTGCTGTTGAAAGAGCTACAAGAGAAGCCCAGGCTGTTGAAAGAGCTATAAGAGAAGCTCACGAGAGGTCTTTTAATGAAGCTCGTGAAAAGGCAGAAAAAATGGCGTTGGAAAGGATTGCAGCAGCACGGCAAAGGGCTTCTGCAGAGGCCAAGCTAAAAGAAGAGAGGGCAAATGCCGAAGCTCGGATAAAAGCAGAAAGGGCTGCAGTCGAGAGAGCAACTGCAGAAGCTCGGGAGAGGGCGATTAAGAAGGCCAAGGCCGAGAAGGCTGCTGCAGAGGCAAGAGAACGCAGAGAACAGATCAGATCCTCTTCCAAG GATGTTCGACAGGACAATCAGTTTCAGAGGGCAACTTCCAGTGGTTTCGTAAGAAACACAGATTCTAGTAGCAAAG TGGTTGATTCCGAGTCGGCTTTAAGGCATAAGGCAAGAATAGAGAGGCATCAACGCACCACTGAGCGTGTG TCAAAAGCACTCGCGGAGAAGAACATGCGTGACCTGATGGCTCAAAGAGAACAGGCAGAGAAAAAT AGGTTGGCCGATTTCCTGGACCCTGAGGTCAAGAGGTGGTCGAATGGAAAGGAAGGAAACCTGAGAGCCTTGTTGTCCACTCTGCAATAT ATCCTTGGAGCTGACAGTGGCTGGCAACCAGTGCCGCTTACCGATCTCATCACAGCCGCTGCCGTGAAGAAAGCCTACAGGAAGGCGACCCTCTGCGTCCATCCGGACAAGGTGCAGCAAAGGGGCGCGACGATCAGGCAGAAGTACATCTGTGAAAAGGTCTTCGATCTTCTAAAG GATGCTTGGAACAAGTTCACCTCGGAGGAGCGCTAG